The Rissa tridactyla isolate bRisTri1 chromosome 6, bRisTri1.patW.cur.20221130, whole genome shotgun sequence genome includes a region encoding these proteins:
- the TRIM59 gene encoding tripartite motif-containing protein 59 isoform X3: MHGALNRGIPFIFLHKMVSSGGSQALPDMHHFEEELTCSICYSIFEDPRVLPCSHTFCRNCLEGVIQLSDNFSIWRPLRLPLKCPNCRSIVEIPAAGIQSLPINFALKAIIEKYQQEDHSDVATCSEHYRQPLNVYCLLDRKLVCGHCLTIGKHNGHPIDDLQSAYLKEKQNSGKILDQLTDKHWTDVCLLIEKLKEQKSQCESIVQEDKKAVVHYFKKLSDTLEHKRQALLTALDEINTRILEEYEPLIEKLKKIREEQLELMSLNTSIQKEESPLIFLEKVDDMHQRIKALKQKQLPDVKPVEIYPRAGHLLKDVWSKTEIGHINKIVTPKINLIPKRKLRSKGSGKEGKESKVLLQAVNPLAVLLLFIMLCELQEGSLKWMAPDGSMWISWPFMMPTTGLFY; encoded by the exons gacaTGCATCACTTTGAGGAAGAATTAACGTGTTCCATTTGCTATAGCATATTTGAAGATCCACGCGTTCTGCCCTGTTCCCATACGTTTTGCCGGAATTGTCTGGAGGGTGTTATTCAGCTGTCAGACAACTTTTCCATTTGGAGACCCCTGAGACTCCCTCTGAAGTGTCCTAATTGCAGGAGTATTGTTGAAATTCCAGCCGCTGGTATCCAGTCGTTGCCCATCAACTTTGCATTGAAAGCTATTATTGAAAAATACCAACAGGAAGATCACTCTGATGTTGCAACCTGCAGTGAACATTACCGGCAACCGCTGAACGTTTACTGTCTTTTGGATAGAAAATTGGTGTGTGGCCATTGCCTTACAATAGGGAAACACAACGGCCATCCCATAGATGACCTTCAAAGTGCCTacctaaaagaaaagcagaattctgGAAAAATTCTCGACCAGCTGACTGATAAACACTGGACTGATGTATGTTTGCTCAttgaaaagctgaaagaacaGAAGTCGCAGTGTGAAAGCATTGTTCAGGAGGATAAAAAAGCAGTAGTCCATTATTTTAAGAAACTTAGTGATACCTTGGAGCACAAAAGACAAGCTCTGCTGACTGCCCTGGATGAAATCAACACACGCATTTTGGAAGAATACGAGCCTCTCATTgagaagttgaaaaaaataagggaagaacAGCTTGAATTAATGTCACTGAATACATCTATTCAAAAAGAAGAGTCCCCTCTTATTTTTCTTGAGAAGGTGGATGATATGCATCAACGTATAAAAGCTTTGAAACAGAAGCAACTACCGGATGTTAAACCTGTGGAGATTTATCCGAGGGCTGGGCACCTGTTGAAAGATGTGTGGTCTAAAACTGAAATCGGTCACATCAACAAGATCGTCACtccaaaaataaatctgattccGAAAAGGAAGTTACGCAGCAAAGGcagtggaaaggaaggaaaagaatctAAAGTGCTCCTCCAGGCTGTAAATCCTTTAGCTGTCCTGCTTCTTTTTATAATGCTG tgtgaaCTTCAGGAAGGTTCTCTCAAATGGATGGCCCCAGATGGGTCGATGTGGATTTCATGGCCTTTCATGATGCCCACCACAGGCctgttttactga
- the TRIM59 gene encoding tripartite motif-containing protein 59 isoform X1 yields MHGALNRGIPFIFLHKMVSSGGSQALPDMHHFEEELTCSICYSIFEDPRVLPCSHTFCRNCLEGVIQLSDNFSIWRPLRLPLKCPNCRSIVEIPAAGIQSLPINFALKAIIEKYQQEDHSDVATCSEHYRQPLNVYCLLDRKLVCGHCLTIGKHNGHPIDDLQSAYLKEKQNSGKILDQLTDKHWTDVCLLIEKLKEQKSQCESIVQEDKKAVVHYFKKLSDTLEHKRQALLTALDEINTRILEEYEPLIEKLKKIREEQLELMSLNTSIQKEESPLIFLEKVDDMHQRIKALKQKQLPDVKPVEIYPRAGHLLKDVWSKTEIGHINKIVTPKINLIPKRKLRSKGSGKEGKESKVLLQAVNPLAVLLLFIMLVTLCSFHKLVSSAVTEATPAHISAFLLLIYQDFCTHLQNMMDVLCHAFDLLIEFLGRIVSLKTFQ; encoded by the coding sequence gacaTGCATCACTTTGAGGAAGAATTAACGTGTTCCATTTGCTATAGCATATTTGAAGATCCACGCGTTCTGCCCTGTTCCCATACGTTTTGCCGGAATTGTCTGGAGGGTGTTATTCAGCTGTCAGACAACTTTTCCATTTGGAGACCCCTGAGACTCCCTCTGAAGTGTCCTAATTGCAGGAGTATTGTTGAAATTCCAGCCGCTGGTATCCAGTCGTTGCCCATCAACTTTGCATTGAAAGCTATTATTGAAAAATACCAACAGGAAGATCACTCTGATGTTGCAACCTGCAGTGAACATTACCGGCAACCGCTGAACGTTTACTGTCTTTTGGATAGAAAATTGGTGTGTGGCCATTGCCTTACAATAGGGAAACACAACGGCCATCCCATAGATGACCTTCAAAGTGCCTacctaaaagaaaagcagaattctgGAAAAATTCTCGACCAGCTGACTGATAAACACTGGACTGATGTATGTTTGCTCAttgaaaagctgaaagaacaGAAGTCGCAGTGTGAAAGCATTGTTCAGGAGGATAAAAAAGCAGTAGTCCATTATTTTAAGAAACTTAGTGATACCTTGGAGCACAAAAGACAAGCTCTGCTGACTGCCCTGGATGAAATCAACACACGCATTTTGGAAGAATACGAGCCTCTCATTgagaagttgaaaaaaataagggaagaacAGCTTGAATTAATGTCACTGAATACATCTATTCAAAAAGAAGAGTCCCCTCTTATTTTTCTTGAGAAGGTGGATGATATGCATCAACGTATAAAAGCTTTGAAACAGAAGCAACTACCGGATGTTAAACCTGTGGAGATTTATCCGAGGGCTGGGCACCTGTTGAAAGATGTGTGGTCTAAAACTGAAATCGGTCACATCAACAAGATCGTCACtccaaaaataaatctgattccGAAAAGGAAGTTACGCAGCAAAGGcagtggaaaggaaggaaaagaatctAAAGTGCTCCTCCAGGCTGTAAATCCTTTAGCTGTCCTGCTTCTTTTTATAATGCTGGTAACTCTGTGTTCGTTTCACAAACTGGTATCATCAGCTGTAACTGAAGCTACTCCTGCTCATATCTCCGCGTTCTTGCTGCTTATTTATCAAGATTTCTGTACCCATTTGCAGAATATGATGGATGTGCTGTGCCATGCATTTGATTTACTGATAGAGTTTTTAGGGAGGATTGTTTCTCTTAAGACTTTTCAATGA
- the TRIM59 gene encoding tripartite motif-containing protein 59 isoform X2, giving the protein MHHFEEELTCSICYSIFEDPRVLPCSHTFCRNCLEGVIQLSDNFSIWRPLRLPLKCPNCRSIVEIPAAGIQSLPINFALKAIIEKYQQEDHSDVATCSEHYRQPLNVYCLLDRKLVCGHCLTIGKHNGHPIDDLQSAYLKEKQNSGKILDQLTDKHWTDVCLLIEKLKEQKSQCESIVQEDKKAVVHYFKKLSDTLEHKRQALLTALDEINTRILEEYEPLIEKLKKIREEQLELMSLNTSIQKEESPLIFLEKVDDMHQRIKALKQKQLPDVKPVEIYPRAGHLLKDVWSKTEIGHINKIVTPKINLIPKRKLRSKGSGKEGKESKVLLQAVNPLAVLLLFIMLVTLCSFHKLVSSAVTEATPAHISAFLLLIYQDFCTHLQNMMDVLCHAFDLLIEFLGRIVSLKTFQ; this is encoded by the coding sequence aTGCATCACTTTGAGGAAGAATTAACGTGTTCCATTTGCTATAGCATATTTGAAGATCCACGCGTTCTGCCCTGTTCCCATACGTTTTGCCGGAATTGTCTGGAGGGTGTTATTCAGCTGTCAGACAACTTTTCCATTTGGAGACCCCTGAGACTCCCTCTGAAGTGTCCTAATTGCAGGAGTATTGTTGAAATTCCAGCCGCTGGTATCCAGTCGTTGCCCATCAACTTTGCATTGAAAGCTATTATTGAAAAATACCAACAGGAAGATCACTCTGATGTTGCAACCTGCAGTGAACATTACCGGCAACCGCTGAACGTTTACTGTCTTTTGGATAGAAAATTGGTGTGTGGCCATTGCCTTACAATAGGGAAACACAACGGCCATCCCATAGATGACCTTCAAAGTGCCTacctaaaagaaaagcagaattctgGAAAAATTCTCGACCAGCTGACTGATAAACACTGGACTGATGTATGTTTGCTCAttgaaaagctgaaagaacaGAAGTCGCAGTGTGAAAGCATTGTTCAGGAGGATAAAAAAGCAGTAGTCCATTATTTTAAGAAACTTAGTGATACCTTGGAGCACAAAAGACAAGCTCTGCTGACTGCCCTGGATGAAATCAACACACGCATTTTGGAAGAATACGAGCCTCTCATTgagaagttgaaaaaaataagggaagaacAGCTTGAATTAATGTCACTGAATACATCTATTCAAAAAGAAGAGTCCCCTCTTATTTTTCTTGAGAAGGTGGATGATATGCATCAACGTATAAAAGCTTTGAAACAGAAGCAACTACCGGATGTTAAACCTGTGGAGATTTATCCGAGGGCTGGGCACCTGTTGAAAGATGTGTGGTCTAAAACTGAAATCGGTCACATCAACAAGATCGTCACtccaaaaataaatctgattccGAAAAGGAAGTTACGCAGCAAAGGcagtggaaaggaaggaaaagaatctAAAGTGCTCCTCCAGGCTGTAAATCCTTTAGCTGTCCTGCTTCTTTTTATAATGCTGGTAACTCTGTGTTCGTTTCACAAACTGGTATCATCAGCTGTAACTGAAGCTACTCCTGCTCATATCTCCGCGTTCTTGCTGCTTATTTATCAAGATTTCTGTACCCATTTGCAGAATATGATGGATGTGCTGTGCCATGCATTTGATTTACTGATAGAGTTTTTAGGGAGGATTGTTTCTCTTAAGACTTTTCAATGA
- the TRIM59 gene encoding tripartite motif-containing protein 59 isoform X6, whose protein sequence is MHGALNRGIPFIFLHKMVSSGGSQALPDMHHFEEELTCSICYSIFEDPRVLPCSHTFCRNCLEGVIQLSDNFSIWRPLRLPLKCPNCRSIVEIPAAGIQSLPINFALKAIIEKYQQEDHSDVATCSEHYRQPLNVYCLLDRKLVCGHCLTIGKHNGHPIDDLQSAYLKEKQNSGKILDQLTDKHWTDVCLLIEKLKEQKSQCESIVQEDKKAVVHYFKKLSDTLEHKRQALLTALDEINTRILEEYEPLIEKLKKIREEQLELMSLNTSIQKEESPLIFLEKVDDMHQRIKALKQKQLPDVKPVEIYPRAGHLLKDVWSKTEIGHINKIVTPKINLIPKRKLRSKGSGKEGKESKVLLQAVNPLAVLLLFIMLRRNTIALR, encoded by the exons gacaTGCATCACTTTGAGGAAGAATTAACGTGTTCCATTTGCTATAGCATATTTGAAGATCCACGCGTTCTGCCCTGTTCCCATACGTTTTGCCGGAATTGTCTGGAGGGTGTTATTCAGCTGTCAGACAACTTTTCCATTTGGAGACCCCTGAGACTCCCTCTGAAGTGTCCTAATTGCAGGAGTATTGTTGAAATTCCAGCCGCTGGTATCCAGTCGTTGCCCATCAACTTTGCATTGAAAGCTATTATTGAAAAATACCAACAGGAAGATCACTCTGATGTTGCAACCTGCAGTGAACATTACCGGCAACCGCTGAACGTTTACTGTCTTTTGGATAGAAAATTGGTGTGTGGCCATTGCCTTACAATAGGGAAACACAACGGCCATCCCATAGATGACCTTCAAAGTGCCTacctaaaagaaaagcagaattctgGAAAAATTCTCGACCAGCTGACTGATAAACACTGGACTGATGTATGTTTGCTCAttgaaaagctgaaagaacaGAAGTCGCAGTGTGAAAGCATTGTTCAGGAGGATAAAAAAGCAGTAGTCCATTATTTTAAGAAACTTAGTGATACCTTGGAGCACAAAAGACAAGCTCTGCTGACTGCCCTGGATGAAATCAACACACGCATTTTGGAAGAATACGAGCCTCTCATTgagaagttgaaaaaaataagggaagaacAGCTTGAATTAATGTCACTGAATACATCTATTCAAAAAGAAGAGTCCCCTCTTATTTTTCTTGAGAAGGTGGATGATATGCATCAACGTATAAAAGCTTTGAAACAGAAGCAACTACCGGATGTTAAACCTGTGGAGATTTATCCGAGGGCTGGGCACCTGTTGAAAGATGTGTGGTCTAAAACTGAAATCGGTCACATCAACAAGATCGTCACtccaaaaataaatctgattccGAAAAGGAAGTTACGCAGCAAAGGcagtggaaaggaaggaaaagaatctAAAGTGCTCCTCCAGGCTGTAAATCCTTTAGCTGTCCTGCTTCTTTTTATAATGCTG AGGAGAAACACGATAGCACTCAGATGA
- the TRIM59 gene encoding tripartite motif-containing protein 59 isoform X4: protein MHGALNRGIPFIFLHKMVSSGGSQALPDMHHFEEELTCSICYSIFEDPRVLPCSHTFCRNCLEGVIQLSDNFSIWRPLRLPLKCPNCRSIVEIPAAGIQSLPINFALKAIIEKYQQEDHSDVATCSEHYRQPLNVYCLLDRKLVCGHCLTIGKHNGHPIDDLQSAYLKEKQNSGKILDQLTDKHWTDVCLLIEKLKEQKSQCESIVQEDKKAVVHYFKKLSDTLEHKRQALLTALDEINTRILEEYEPLIEKLKKIREEQLELMSLNTSIQKEESPLIFLEKVDDMHQRIKALKQKQLPDVKPVEIYPRAGHLLKDVWSKTEIGHINKIVTPKINLIPKRKLRSKGSGKEGKESKVLLQACELQEGSLKWMAPDGSMWISWPFMMPTTGLFY from the exons gacaTGCATCACTTTGAGGAAGAATTAACGTGTTCCATTTGCTATAGCATATTTGAAGATCCACGCGTTCTGCCCTGTTCCCATACGTTTTGCCGGAATTGTCTGGAGGGTGTTATTCAGCTGTCAGACAACTTTTCCATTTGGAGACCCCTGAGACTCCCTCTGAAGTGTCCTAATTGCAGGAGTATTGTTGAAATTCCAGCCGCTGGTATCCAGTCGTTGCCCATCAACTTTGCATTGAAAGCTATTATTGAAAAATACCAACAGGAAGATCACTCTGATGTTGCAACCTGCAGTGAACATTACCGGCAACCGCTGAACGTTTACTGTCTTTTGGATAGAAAATTGGTGTGTGGCCATTGCCTTACAATAGGGAAACACAACGGCCATCCCATAGATGACCTTCAAAGTGCCTacctaaaagaaaagcagaattctgGAAAAATTCTCGACCAGCTGACTGATAAACACTGGACTGATGTATGTTTGCTCAttgaaaagctgaaagaacaGAAGTCGCAGTGTGAAAGCATTGTTCAGGAGGATAAAAAAGCAGTAGTCCATTATTTTAAGAAACTTAGTGATACCTTGGAGCACAAAAGACAAGCTCTGCTGACTGCCCTGGATGAAATCAACACACGCATTTTGGAAGAATACGAGCCTCTCATTgagaagttgaaaaaaataagggaagaacAGCTTGAATTAATGTCACTGAATACATCTATTCAAAAAGAAGAGTCCCCTCTTATTTTTCTTGAGAAGGTGGATGATATGCATCAACGTATAAAAGCTTTGAAACAGAAGCAACTACCGGATGTTAAACCTGTGGAGATTTATCCGAGGGCTGGGCACCTGTTGAAAGATGTGTGGTCTAAAACTGAAATCGGTCACATCAACAAGATCGTCACtccaaaaataaatctgattccGAAAAGGAAGTTACGCAGCAAAGGcagtggaaaggaaggaaaagaatctAAAGTGCTCCTCCAGGCT tgtgaaCTTCAGGAAGGTTCTCTCAAATGGATGGCCCCAGATGGGTCGATGTGGATTTCATGGCCTTTCATGATGCCCACCACAGGCctgttttactga
- the TRIM59 gene encoding tripartite motif-containing protein 59 isoform X5 — protein sequence MHGALNRGIPFIFLHKMVSSGGSQALPDMHHFEEELTCSICYSIFEDPRVLPCSHTFCRNCLEGVIQLSDNFSIWRPLRLPLKCPNCRSIVEIPAAGIQSLPINFALKAIIEKYQQEDHSDVATCSEHYRQPLNVYCLLDRKLVCGHCLTIGKHNGHPIDDLQSAYLKEKQNSGKILDQLTDKHWTDVCLLIEKLKEQKSQCESIVQEDKKAVVHYFKKLSDTLEHKRQALLTALDEINTRILEEYEPLIEKLKKIREEQLELMSLNTSIQKEESPLIFLEKVDDMHQRIKALKQKQLPDVKPVEIYPRAGHLLKDVWSKTEIGHINKIVTPKINLIPKRKLRSKGSGKEGKESKVLLQAVNPLAVLLLFIMLSSSCCTCGEMLQTGFQ from the exons gacaTGCATCACTTTGAGGAAGAATTAACGTGTTCCATTTGCTATAGCATATTTGAAGATCCACGCGTTCTGCCCTGTTCCCATACGTTTTGCCGGAATTGTCTGGAGGGTGTTATTCAGCTGTCAGACAACTTTTCCATTTGGAGACCCCTGAGACTCCCTCTGAAGTGTCCTAATTGCAGGAGTATTGTTGAAATTCCAGCCGCTGGTATCCAGTCGTTGCCCATCAACTTTGCATTGAAAGCTATTATTGAAAAATACCAACAGGAAGATCACTCTGATGTTGCAACCTGCAGTGAACATTACCGGCAACCGCTGAACGTTTACTGTCTTTTGGATAGAAAATTGGTGTGTGGCCATTGCCTTACAATAGGGAAACACAACGGCCATCCCATAGATGACCTTCAAAGTGCCTacctaaaagaaaagcagaattctgGAAAAATTCTCGACCAGCTGACTGATAAACACTGGACTGATGTATGTTTGCTCAttgaaaagctgaaagaacaGAAGTCGCAGTGTGAAAGCATTGTTCAGGAGGATAAAAAAGCAGTAGTCCATTATTTTAAGAAACTTAGTGATACCTTGGAGCACAAAAGACAAGCTCTGCTGACTGCCCTGGATGAAATCAACACACGCATTTTGGAAGAATACGAGCCTCTCATTgagaagttgaaaaaaataagggaagaacAGCTTGAATTAATGTCACTGAATACATCTATTCAAAAAGAAGAGTCCCCTCTTATTTTTCTTGAGAAGGTGGATGATATGCATCAACGTATAAAAGCTTTGAAACAGAAGCAACTACCGGATGTTAAACCTGTGGAGATTTATCCGAGGGCTGGGCACCTGTTGAAAGATGTGTGGTCTAAAACTGAAATCGGTCACATCAACAAGATCGTCACtccaaaaataaatctgattccGAAAAGGAAGTTACGCAGCAAAGGcagtggaaaggaaggaaaagaatctAAAGTGCTCCTCCAGGCTGTAAATCCTTTAGCTGTCCTGCTTCTTTTTATAATGCTG AGCAGTAGCTGTTGCACTTGTGGTGAAATGCTGCAGACAGGTTTTCAGTGA
- the TRIM59 gene encoding tripartite motif-containing protein 59 isoform X8 — MHGALNRGIPFIFLHKMVSSGGSQALPDMHHFEEELTCSICYSIFEDPRVLPCSHTFCRNCLEGVIQLSDNFSIWRPLRLPLKCPNCRSIVEIPAAGIQSLPINFALKAIIEKYQQEDHSDVATCSEHYRQPLNVYCLLDRKLVCGHCLTIGKHNGHPIDDLQSAYLKEKQNSGKILDQLTDKHWTDVCLLIEKLKEQKSQCESIVQEDKKAVVHYFKKLSDTLEHKRQALLTALDEINTRILEEYEPLIEKLKKIREEQLELMSLNTSIQKEESPLIFLEKVDDMHQRIKALKQKQLPDVKPVEIYPRAGHLLKDVWSKTEIGHINKIVTPKINLIPKRKLRSKGSGKEGKESKVLLQARRNTIALR, encoded by the exons gacaTGCATCACTTTGAGGAAGAATTAACGTGTTCCATTTGCTATAGCATATTTGAAGATCCACGCGTTCTGCCCTGTTCCCATACGTTTTGCCGGAATTGTCTGGAGGGTGTTATTCAGCTGTCAGACAACTTTTCCATTTGGAGACCCCTGAGACTCCCTCTGAAGTGTCCTAATTGCAGGAGTATTGTTGAAATTCCAGCCGCTGGTATCCAGTCGTTGCCCATCAACTTTGCATTGAAAGCTATTATTGAAAAATACCAACAGGAAGATCACTCTGATGTTGCAACCTGCAGTGAACATTACCGGCAACCGCTGAACGTTTACTGTCTTTTGGATAGAAAATTGGTGTGTGGCCATTGCCTTACAATAGGGAAACACAACGGCCATCCCATAGATGACCTTCAAAGTGCCTacctaaaagaaaagcagaattctgGAAAAATTCTCGACCAGCTGACTGATAAACACTGGACTGATGTATGTTTGCTCAttgaaaagctgaaagaacaGAAGTCGCAGTGTGAAAGCATTGTTCAGGAGGATAAAAAAGCAGTAGTCCATTATTTTAAGAAACTTAGTGATACCTTGGAGCACAAAAGACAAGCTCTGCTGACTGCCCTGGATGAAATCAACACACGCATTTTGGAAGAATACGAGCCTCTCATTgagaagttgaaaaaaataagggaagaacAGCTTGAATTAATGTCACTGAATACATCTATTCAAAAAGAAGAGTCCCCTCTTATTTTTCTTGAGAAGGTGGATGATATGCATCAACGTATAAAAGCTTTGAAACAGAAGCAACTACCGGATGTTAAACCTGTGGAGATTTATCCGAGGGCTGGGCACCTGTTGAAAGATGTGTGGTCTAAAACTGAAATCGGTCACATCAACAAGATCGTCACtccaaaaataaatctgattccGAAAAGGAAGTTACGCAGCAAAGGcagtggaaaggaaggaaaagaatctAAAGTGCTCCTCCAGGCT AGGAGAAACACGATAGCACTCAGATGA
- the TRIM59 gene encoding tripartite motif-containing protein 59 isoform X7 — protein sequence MHGALNRGIPFIFLHKMVSSGGSQALPDMHHFEEELTCSICYSIFEDPRVLPCSHTFCRNCLEGVIQLSDNFSIWRPLRLPLKCPNCRSIVEIPAAGIQSLPINFALKAIIEKYQQEDHSDVATCSEHYRQPLNVYCLLDRKLVCGHCLTIGKHNGHPIDDLQSAYLKEKQNSGKILDQLTDKHWTDVCLLIEKLKEQKSQCESIVQEDKKAVVHYFKKLSDTLEHKRQALLTALDEINTRILEEYEPLIEKLKKIREEQLELMSLNTSIQKEESPLIFLEKVDDMHQRIKALKQKQLPDVKPVEIYPRAGHLLKDVWSKTEIGHINKIVTPKINLIPKRKLRSKGSGKEGKESKVLLQASSSCCTCGEMLQTGFQ from the exons gacaTGCATCACTTTGAGGAAGAATTAACGTGTTCCATTTGCTATAGCATATTTGAAGATCCACGCGTTCTGCCCTGTTCCCATACGTTTTGCCGGAATTGTCTGGAGGGTGTTATTCAGCTGTCAGACAACTTTTCCATTTGGAGACCCCTGAGACTCCCTCTGAAGTGTCCTAATTGCAGGAGTATTGTTGAAATTCCAGCCGCTGGTATCCAGTCGTTGCCCATCAACTTTGCATTGAAAGCTATTATTGAAAAATACCAACAGGAAGATCACTCTGATGTTGCAACCTGCAGTGAACATTACCGGCAACCGCTGAACGTTTACTGTCTTTTGGATAGAAAATTGGTGTGTGGCCATTGCCTTACAATAGGGAAACACAACGGCCATCCCATAGATGACCTTCAAAGTGCCTacctaaaagaaaagcagaattctgGAAAAATTCTCGACCAGCTGACTGATAAACACTGGACTGATGTATGTTTGCTCAttgaaaagctgaaagaacaGAAGTCGCAGTGTGAAAGCATTGTTCAGGAGGATAAAAAAGCAGTAGTCCATTATTTTAAGAAACTTAGTGATACCTTGGAGCACAAAAGACAAGCTCTGCTGACTGCCCTGGATGAAATCAACACACGCATTTTGGAAGAATACGAGCCTCTCATTgagaagttgaaaaaaataagggaagaacAGCTTGAATTAATGTCACTGAATACATCTATTCAAAAAGAAGAGTCCCCTCTTATTTTTCTTGAGAAGGTGGATGATATGCATCAACGTATAAAAGCTTTGAAACAGAAGCAACTACCGGATGTTAAACCTGTGGAGATTTATCCGAGGGCTGGGCACCTGTTGAAAGATGTGTGGTCTAAAACTGAAATCGGTCACATCAACAAGATCGTCACtccaaaaataaatctgattccGAAAAGGAAGTTACGCAGCAAAGGcagtggaaaggaaggaaaagaatctAAAGTGCTCCTCCAGGCT AGCAGTAGCTGTTGCACTTGTGGTGAAATGCTGCAGACAGGTTTTCAGTGA